A section of the Hevea brasiliensis isolate MT/VB/25A 57/8 chromosome 17, ASM3005281v1, whole genome shotgun sequence genome encodes:
- the LOC110637674 gene encoding uncharacterized protein LOC110637674 isoform X2, whose protein sequence is MERTDDYQQHNCKSNEMVEEVEQTKIRLLRASVERQDPSSKEVADLTLRRFLRARDLDIQKASLMFLKYLKWRQEFVPNSSISPSEVPNEIAQNKMFLQGTDKKGRPITVVLGRRHFQNKESLDEFKLCALDKICARMPPGEEKFVVIGDLQGWGYANSDIRGYLASLSILQDYYPERLGKMFIVHAPYIFMAVWKIIYPFIDNNTRKKIAFVENKKLKSTLLEDIDENQIPEIYGGQLPLVPILDS, encoded by the exons ATGGAACGAACTGATGATTATCAACAGCATAACTGTAAAAGCAATGAGATGGTGGAGGAGGTGGAGCAGACCAAAATACGTCTCCTGAGAGCCTCTGTTGAAAGGCAGGATCCCTCTTCCAAG GAAGTAGCTGACTTGACACTTAGAAGATTTCTGCGGGCCCGTGATTTAGATATCCAGAAAGCTTCTCTCATGTTCCTCAAGTACCTGAAATGGAGACAGGAATTTGTTCCAAATAGCTCCATTTCTCCATCAGAGGTGCCAAATGAAATTGCACAGAATAAAATGTTTCTGCAAGGAACAGATAAGAAGGGACGCCCGATAACGGTTGTTCTTGGTCGTAGACATTTTCAAAACAAAGAAAGCCTAGATGAATTTAAGC TCTGCGCTCTGGATAAAATATGCGCAAG GATGCCACCAGGAGAGGAGAAGTTTGTTGTGATTGGAGATCTTCAAGGTTGGGGATATGCAAACAGCGATATTCGAGGATACCTGGCATCTTTATCCATTTTGCAGGACTACTACCCTGAAAGACTAGGGAAGATGTTCATCGTGCATGCACCGTACATTTTTATGGCAGTGTGGAAAATTATCTACCCTTTTATAGATAACAACACCAGGAAGAAG ATAGCATTTGTGGAGAACAAGAAGCTGAAATCCACTCTCTTAGAAGACATCGATGAGAACCAAATCCCAGAGATATACGGAGGGCAGCTGCCACTAGTTCCAATCCTCGACAGCTGA
- the LOC110637716 gene encoding pentatricopeptide repeat-containing protein At5g50990, whose product MQRHGARRLTAQAPLAITKWTSYHNSLSTTPHLLHENKDHQLFCDLLEACKLSSDLKTAIETHARIIRFGYATHSSLSASLISIYVNCDRLNLAYQVINQVFSWTIDLVALNLVIENFMREGDYEIANKVFCKMPARDVVTWNSMIGGLVRNARFEDALRFFRAMLSSNVEPDKFTFASVITACARLGVLDHAQWVHDLMVKKRIELSFILNSALIDMYSKCGRIQIAKQVFISVQRSDVSIWNSMINGLAVHGLALDAITLFSRMEEENVLPDSITFLGILAACSHCGLVKEGRKYFDLMKSHYLIQPQLEHYGAMVDLLSRAGLLEEAYATIKAMPMEPDVIIWRALLSACRTYQKPGLGEVAITNISRLESGDYVLLSNIYCSQKRWDSAQGVREMMKMNRVRKIRGKSWFEWAGVVHKFKAGDRSHPEVEAIYKILEGLIQRTKLEGFLPATELVMMDVSEEEKEGNLYYHSEKLALAYGIFKTCPGTEIRISKNLRICNDCHNWIKMVSRLLSRVIIVRDRIRFHRFEGGSCSCGDYW is encoded by the exons ATGCAGAGGCACGGGGCAAGGAGACTCACTGCCCAGGCTCCTCTTGCCATCACCAAATGGACCAGCTACCACAATTCGCTCTCCACCACTCCTCACTTGCTCCACGAAAATAAAG ATCATCAATTATTCTGCGACCTTCTTGAAGCCTGCAAACTCTCTTCGGATTTAAAAACTGCAATTGAAACTCATGCAAGAATTATTAGATTTGGGTATGCAACACATTCGTCTCTTTCAGCTTCTCTGATTTCTATTTATGTGAATTGTGATCGCCTCAATCTTGCTTATCAAGTAATCAATCAAGTTTTCTCTTGGACCATTGATTTGGTGGCTCTGAATTtggttattgaaaattttatgaggGAAGGAGACTATGAGATTGCCAACAAGGTATTTTGCAAAATGCCCGCCCGAGATGTGGTCACATGGAATTCAATGATTGGAGGTCTTGTTAGAAATGCACGTTTTGAGGATGCATTGAGATTCTTCCGAGCAATGCTAAGCTCAAATGTTGAGCCGGATAAGTTTACATTTGCCTCTGTTATAACTGCATGCGCAAGGCTTGGAGTCCTTGATCATGCTCAGTGGGTGCACGACTTGATGGTTAAGAAAAGAATTGAATTGAGCTTTATTTTGAATTCTGCGTTAATAGATATGTACTCAAAATGTGGTAGAATTCAAATTGCAAAACAAgtttttattagtgttcagcgCAGTGATGTTTCCATTTGGAATTCAATGATCAATGGGCTAGCGGTTCATGGGCTTGCTTTAGATGCAATAACATTATTCTCCAGGATGGAGGAGGAAAATGTTTTACCTGATTCTATAACTTTTCTTGGAATTTTAGCGGCATGTAGCCATTGTGGTTTGGTCAAAGAGGGCCGCAAGtactttgatttaatgaaaagcCATTACTTAATTCAGCCACAACTTGAGCACTATGGAGCAATGGTTGATCTATTGAGTCGAGCTGGGCTTCTGGAAGAGGCTTATGCCACTATTAAAGCAATGCCAATGGAGCCAGATGTTATTATATGGAGGGCACTTCTTAGTGCTTGCAGAACATACCAAAAGCCAGGGCTAGGTGAAGTTGCCATTACAAATATATCACGCCTTGAGAGTGGGGATTATGTCTTGCTGTCAAATATCTACTGCTCTCAGAAGAGATGGGATAGTGCACAAGGAGTGAGAGAAATGATGAAAATGAACCGAGTTCGTAAAATTCGGGGAAAGAGTTGGTTTGAGTGGGCGGGTGTGGTACACAAATTTAAGGCAGGTGATAGATCTCATCCTGAAGTGGAAGCAATATACAAAATATTGGAAGGATTAATCCAAAGGACCAAGTTGGAGGGATTTTTGCCCGCAACAGAGTTGGTTATGATGGATGTCTCTGAGGAGGAAAAGGAGGGAAACTTGTATTATCACAGTGAAAAGTTGGCATTGGCCTATGGGATCTTTAAAACTTGCCCTGGAACAGAGATTAGGATTTCAAAGAACCTTCGAATCTGCAATGATTGTCACAATTGGATAAAAATGGTTTCGAGGCTGTTAAGCAGGGTTATCATTGTAAGGGATCGAATTCGTTTTCACCGGTTTGAAGGTGGCTCATGTTCTTGTGGAGACTATTGGTAG
- the LOC110637717 gene encoding floricaula/leafy homolog: MDPEAFTSSLFKWHPREVVPAPSRLLEAVAPPLHPTAAYSVRPRELCGMEELFQAYGVRYYTAVKIAELGFTVSTLLDMKDAELDDMMSSLSQIFRWDLLVGERYGIKAAVRAERRRLEEEDSRRRNLLSGETNNAFDALSGEGLSEEPMQKDKEAAGSGGGGAWEVPAGERKQQQRRRKGQRRVVDIDHDDENEDDENGGSVGNERQREHPFIVTEPGEVARGKKNGLDYLFHLYEQCREFLIRVQNIAKDRGEKCPTKVTNQVFRYTMKVGASYINKPKMRHYVHCYALHCLDEEASNALRKTFKDRGENVGAWRQACYMPLVTIAARQGWDIDAIFNAHPRLAIWYVPTKLRQLCHAERNSAAASSSVIPGGGDHFPF, encoded by the exons ATGGATCCGGAGGCCTTCACGTCAAGTTTGTTCAAGTGGCATCCGCGAGAAGTGGTGCCAGCACCGAGCCGTCTGCTCGAGGCGGTGGCACCACCGCTCCATCCGACGGCAGCTTACTCGGTGAGGCCTAGGGAGCTGTGTGGGATGGAGGAGTTGTTTCAGGCTTATGGGGTAAGGTACTACACGGCTGTGAAAATAGCAGAGCTTGGATTCACTGTGAGCACACTTCTGGACATGAAGGACGCGGAGCTTGATGACATGATGAGCAGTTTGTCTCAGATTTTCAGGTGGGATCTTCTTGTTGGGGAAAGATATGGTATAAAAGCGGCGGTCAGAGCTGAGAGAAGGAGGCTTGAGGAGGAGGATTCTCGGCGTAGAAATCTATTATCAGGAGAGACTAACAACGCTTTTGATGCTCTCTCCGGAGAAG GGTTATCAGAGGAGCCAATGCAGAAAGATAAGGAAGCGGCAGGGAGCGGCGGAGGTGGAGCGTGGGAGGTGCCAGCAGGAGAGAGGAAGCAGCAGCAGCGACGGAGGAAAGGGCAGAGGAGGGTAGTGGATATTGATCACGATGATGAAAACGAGGACGATGAAAATGGTGGTTCCGTTGGGAATGAGAGACAGCGTGAGCACCCATTTATTGTCACGGAGCCTGGGGAAGTGGCACGTGGGAAAAAGAACGGCCTCGATTACCTCTTCCATCTCTACGAGCAGTGCCGTGAATTTTTGATACGCGTCCAAAACATTGCCAAGGACCGCGGAGAAAAATGCCCCACTAAG GTGACAAATCAGGTATTTAGATACACCATGAAGGTGGGAGCGAGCTACATCAACAAGCCCAAAATGCGACATTATGTGCACTGCTATGCCCTTCATTGCCTGGATGAAGAGGCCTCCAATGCACTGAGGAAAACTTTCAAGGATAGAGGAGAAAATGTTGGAGCTTGGAGACAGGCATGCTACATGCCACTTGTGACCATAGCAGCACGTCAAGGGTGGGATATTGATGCTATTTTTAATGCACATCCTCGTCTCGCCATTTGGTATGTACCCACCAAGCTTCGTCAACTCTGTCATGCAGAGCGCAACAGTGCTGCAGCCTCCAGCTCTGTGATCCCTGGTGGGGGTGATCATTTTCCTTTCTAA
- the LOC110637674 gene encoding uncharacterized protein LOC110637674 isoform X1 produces MERTDDYQQHNCKSNEMVEEVEQTKIRLLRASVERQDPSSKEVADLTLRRFLRARDLDIQKASLMFLKYLKWRQEFVPNSSISPSEVPNEIAQNKMFLQGTDKKGRPITVVLGRRHFQNKESLDEFKRYVVCALDKICARMPPGEEKFVVIGDLQGWGYANSDIRGYLASLSILQDYYPERLGKMFIVHAPYIFMAVWKIIYPFIDNNTRKKIAFVENKKLKSTLLEDIDENQIPEIYGGQLPLVPILDS; encoded by the exons ATGGAACGAACTGATGATTATCAACAGCATAACTGTAAAAGCAATGAGATGGTGGAGGAGGTGGAGCAGACCAAAATACGTCTCCTGAGAGCCTCTGTTGAAAGGCAGGATCCCTCTTCCAAG GAAGTAGCTGACTTGACACTTAGAAGATTTCTGCGGGCCCGTGATTTAGATATCCAGAAAGCTTCTCTCATGTTCCTCAAGTACCTGAAATGGAGACAGGAATTTGTTCCAAATAGCTCCATTTCTCCATCAGAGGTGCCAAATGAAATTGCACAGAATAAAATGTTTCTGCAAGGAACAGATAAGAAGGGACGCCCGATAACGGTTGTTCTTGGTCGTAGACATTTTCAAAACAAAGAAAGCCTAGATGAATTTAAGC GTTATGTAGTCTGCGCTCTGGATAAAATATGCGCAAG GATGCCACCAGGAGAGGAGAAGTTTGTTGTGATTGGAGATCTTCAAGGTTGGGGATATGCAAACAGCGATATTCGAGGATACCTGGCATCTTTATCCATTTTGCAGGACTACTACCCTGAAAGACTAGGGAAGATGTTCATCGTGCATGCACCGTACATTTTTATGGCAGTGTGGAAAATTATCTACCCTTTTATAGATAACAACACCAGGAAGAAG ATAGCATTTGTGGAGAACAAGAAGCTGAAATCCACTCTCTTAGAAGACATCGATGAGAACCAAATCCCAGAGATATACGGAGGGCAGCTGCCACTAGTTCCAATCCTCGACAGCTGA